A region of Nevskiales bacterium DNA encodes the following proteins:
- a CDS encoding DUF1214 domain-containing protein, with the protein MTVKDDVVSGRVWDEFCDALKQAGRQILRPETPASELDRAEGWRYLTRLLRIGLEMQLEFADPDFPGFFLPSHETGKIGADNPDNRYLFARISGRNEYVIAGTRGTVSYLSIGTQKGGYETSGRMEQTGFIDAKDIQCDTEGRFEIVLSQTQQPGNWLKLEPDSNAVIVRQTFLDRAAEQPAQLTIRRRSAGALPQPLSAERLRQGLINTARFVEGTAKLFADWAQSYLPHSNRLPPADQALCQRVGGDPNIFYYHSHWKLAPDEALVIHIPRIPKCRFWNLQVNNYWMESLDYRYHRIHHNAHTAKPDADGGVTLVLAHQDPGHPNWLETAGHDNGTLCLRWVGAEEHVHPETRVVKWSDIGRAVAAKAAPTRGQR; encoded by the coding sequence ATGACGGTGAAGGACGACGTCGTCTCGGGCCGCGTCTGGGACGAATTCTGCGACGCGCTCAAGCAGGCCGGCCGGCAGATTCTGCGGCCGGAAACGCCCGCCAGCGAGCTGGACCGCGCCGAGGGCTGGCGCTACCTCACGCGCCTGCTGCGCATCGGCCTGGAGATGCAGCTGGAGTTCGCCGACCCGGACTTCCCCGGCTTCTTCCTGCCCTCGCACGAGACCGGCAAGATCGGCGCGGACAACCCGGACAACCGCTACCTGTTCGCCAGAATCAGTGGCCGCAACGAATACGTGATCGCCGGCACGCGCGGCACGGTGTCTTATCTTTCCATCGGCACGCAGAAGGGCGGCTACGAAACCAGCGGCCGCATGGAGCAGACCGGCTTCATCGACGCCAAGGACATCCAGTGCGACACCGAGGGCCGCTTCGAGATCGTGCTGAGCCAGACCCAACAGCCGGGCAACTGGCTGAAGCTCGAACCCGACAGCAACGCCGTCATCGTGCGTCAGACCTTCCTCGACCGCGCTGCCGAGCAGCCGGCCCAGCTCACGATCCGGCGGCGCAGCGCCGGCGCCCTGCCGCAGCCGCTGTCCGCCGAGCGGCTGCGGCAGGGCCTGATCAACACCGCGCGCTTCGTCGAGGGCACCGCGAAACTGTTCGCCGACTGGGCGCAGAGCTACCTGCCGCACAGCAACCGGCTGCCGCCGGCCGACCAGGCCCTGTGCCAGCGCGTCGGCGGCGATCCCAACATCTTCTACTACCACTCGCACTGGAAGCTGGCCCCGGACGAGGCGCTGGTGATCCATATCCCGCGCATCCCGAAGTGCCGCTTCTGGAACCTGCAGGTCAACAACTACTGGATGGAGTCGCTGGACTACCGCTACCACCGCATCCACCACAACGCGCATACCGCGAAGCCCGATGCCGACGGCGGCGTGACGCTGGTGCTGGCGCACCAGGACCCGGGCCATCCCAACTGGCTGGAAACCGCCGGCCATGACAACGGCACCCTGTGCCTGCGCTGGGTCGGCGCCGAGGAGCATGTGCATCCCGAAACGCGGGTGGTGAAATGGAGTGATATCGGCCGCGCTGTCGCGGCTAAAGCCGCTCCTACACGAGGACAGCGGTAG
- a CDS encoding SDR family oxidoreductase, with protein sequence MLLKDKVVIVSGIGPGLGVKLAIEAAREGAAGVVCGARSAQKLDDAEQRIRALGVKTRVLKQVCDITDRASCAALVDATVKTFGRIDALVNSAFFHGDMDYVSNADLDAWLTGPIATNLIGTLKLTQAVIPQMKQQKKGAIVMINTMAVRQVPPLGEAGYAASKAALANSAKWLAKELGPDGIRVNTVHMGWMWGAPVQAYMEWQAQQHKLPVESLVAQVASQIPIGRIPPDEECARAALFMVSDYASVVTGASLDVNGGHYMP encoded by the coding sequence ATGCTTTTAAAGGACAAAGTCGTGATCGTGTCCGGCATCGGCCCCGGCCTGGGCGTGAAGCTCGCCATCGAGGCCGCGCGCGAGGGCGCTGCCGGCGTGGTCTGCGGCGCACGCAGCGCGCAGAAGCTGGACGACGCGGAGCAGCGCATCCGGGCCCTGGGTGTGAAAACCCGGGTGCTCAAGCAAGTTTGCGACATCACCGACCGCGCCTCCTGCGCGGCCCTGGTGGACGCCACGGTCAAGACCTTCGGCCGCATCGACGCGCTGGTCAACAGCGCCTTCTTCCACGGCGACATGGACTATGTGTCGAATGCCGACCTGGACGCCTGGCTGACGGGCCCGATCGCCACCAACCTGATCGGCACGCTCAAGCTGACCCAGGCCGTGATCCCGCAGATGAAGCAGCAGAAGAAGGGCGCGATCGTCATGATCAACACCATGGCCGTGCGCCAGGTGCCGCCGCTGGGCGAGGCCGGCTATGCGGCCTCGAAGGCCGCGCTGGCCAACTCGGCCAAGTGGCTGGCCAAGGAGCTGGGCCCGGATGGCATCCGCGTCAACACCGTGCACATGGGCTGGATGTGGGGCGCGCCGGTGCAGGCTTACATGGAATGGCAGGCGCAGCAGCACAAGCTGCCGGTAGAGTCGCTGGTGGCCCAGGTGGCCTCGCAGATCCCGATCGGCCGCATCCCGCCGGACGAGGAATGCGCCCGCGCCGCGCTGTTCATGGTGTCGGACTACGCCAGCGTGGTGACCGGCGCCTCGCTGGACGTCAACGGCGGGCACTACATGCCTTGA
- a CDS encoding sulfotransferase yields the protein MSNALKFEPAALLAEATRQAGGLDDFGDPSFRKALEVLCHSLETEAKLSDLGRQLLHGKFVELLVNRLRIEQYFKDHPEIAQEPLAPPLVIVGLPRTGTTLLQRLLACDPQLYSMAWWETRYPVPFPGESLQNPVQRIERARGEVKVMVEAMPKLLSIHPMDADQADEELMLMEHSFMAAFNAYANVPSYMNWLYGVSEKPAYDYLKRAMRFLQWQKRQRGIRATRWVLKAPHHLLRMRLLLAEFPGARIIQTHRDPVDTIPSIASFIDTLWHIYSTDVDPAAAGQEWHALMARAFKVTMAVRDEQPAAFHDVRFEDTVQRPLAVVRDIYAWAGLELTPTAERAMRAWLEDNRRSTRAAHEYAGEHFGLTAEQIRRDFAEYRRRYIA from the coding sequence ATGAGTAACGCACTGAAATTCGAGCCTGCGGCCCTGCTCGCCGAAGCCACGCGCCAGGCCGGTGGTCTGGATGACTTTGGCGATCCCAGCTTCCGCAAGGCGCTCGAGGTCCTGTGCCATTCGCTCGAGACCGAGGCCAAGCTGTCGGATCTCGGCCGCCAGCTGCTGCACGGCAAGTTTGTGGAACTGCTGGTCAACCGCCTGCGCATCGAGCAGTACTTCAAGGACCACCCGGAGATCGCGCAGGAGCCGCTCGCGCCGCCGCTGGTGATCGTCGGCCTGCCGCGCACCGGCACTACCCTGCTGCAGCGCCTGCTGGCCTGCGACCCGCAGCTGTACTCCATGGCCTGGTGGGAGACGCGCTATCCGGTGCCCTTCCCAGGCGAATCGCTGCAGAACCCCGTGCAGCGCATCGAACGCGCCCGCGGCGAGGTCAAGGTCATGGTCGAGGCCATGCCCAAGCTGCTCTCCATCCATCCGATGGATGCCGACCAGGCCGACGAGGAGCTGATGCTCATGGAGCACTCCTTCATGGCGGCCTTCAACGCCTACGCCAACGTGCCTTCGTACATGAACTGGCTCTACGGCGTCAGCGAGAAACCGGCCTACGACTATCTCAAGCGCGCCATGCGCTTCCTGCAATGGCAGAAGCGCCAACGTGGCATCCGCGCCACGCGCTGGGTGCTGAAGGCACCGCATCACCTGCTGCGCATGCGGCTGCTGCTGGCGGAATTCCCGGGCGCGCGCATCATCCAGACGCACCGCGACCCGGTGGACACCATCCCGTCCATCGCCAGCTTCATCGACACGCTATGGCACATTTACAGCACGGACGTGGACCCGGCCGCGGCCGGCCAGGAGTGGCATGCGCTCATGGCGCGCGCCTTCAAGGTCACGATGGCCGTGCGTGACGAACAGCCGGCGGCTTTCCACGACGTGCGCTTCGAGGACACGGTGCAGCGGCCGCTGGCGGTCGTGCGCGACATCTATGCCTGGGCCGGTCTCGAATTGACGCCCACTGCGGAACGAGCGATGAGAGCGTGGCTGGAAGACAACCGTCGCAGCACGCGCGCCGCACACGAGTATGCCGGCGAGCATTTCGGCCTGACGGCGGAGCAGATTCGGCGCGATTTCGCGGAGTACCGCAGGCGGTATATTGCGTAG
- a CDS encoding flavin reductase, which produces MSTAAIDPKEFRRALGSFATGVTIITTRAADGSPVGLTCSSFNSVSLNPPLVLWSLENTAKSLPVFQSVPHWAVHVLAADQEALSTRFARRGEDKFAGLELETGVGGTPMLRGCSARFQCRTAFQYDGGDHTIFVGEVLSFDRSEAPPLVFHGGRYAHATRREALKPRSAYLAGSFGEDFLGYLLGRSHFRFFAQIRPYLVEAGLSDEEFYVLSSLTLKRGMTASDLTAGMAGVLDDATRRNLAALIERGLVQVCANGDEPTEATYELTEAGRRCALRLISAAKAVESQVLERMGVADAPVLKSLLNRLLTVIDPAAAVLWEDSGEDSDNERAG; this is translated from the coding sequence ATGAGTACAGCCGCGATCGATCCCAAGGAATTCCGCCGTGCCCTCGGCAGTTTCGCCACCGGCGTCACCATCATCACCACCCGTGCCGCCGATGGCAGCCCCGTCGGCCTGACCTGCAGCAGCTTCAACTCTGTTTCGCTCAATCCGCCACTGGTGCTGTGGAGCCTGGAGAACACTGCCAAGAGCCTGCCGGTGTTCCAGAGCGTGCCGCACTGGGCGGTGCACGTGCTGGCGGCCGACCAAGAGGCGCTTTCGACCCGGTTCGCACGTCGCGGCGAGGACAAATTCGCCGGTCTGGAGCTGGAGACTGGCGTCGGCGGCACGCCGATGCTGCGCGGCTGCAGCGCGCGTTTCCAGTGTCGCACCGCGTTCCAGTACGACGGCGGTGACCACACCATCTTCGTCGGCGAGGTACTGAGCTTCGATCGCAGCGAGGCCCCTCCACTGGTATTCCATGGCGGCCGCTACGCGCACGCGACCCGGCGCGAAGCGCTCAAGCCGCGCAGTGCCTATCTGGCCGGCAGCTTCGGCGAGGATTTCCTCGGCTACCTGCTGGGGCGCAGCCATTTCCGCTTCTTCGCCCAGATCCGCCCGTACCTGGTCGAGGCCGGTCTGAGCGACGAGGAGTTTTACGTGCTGTCCTCGCTCACGCTCAAGCGTGGTATGACCGCCAGCGACCTGACCGCCGGCATGGCCGGCGTGTTGGACGACGCCACCCGGCGCAACCTGGCGGCGCTGATCGAGCGCGGGCTGGTGCAGGTCTGCGCCAACGGCGATGAGCCGACCGAGGCCACCTACGAACTGACGGAGGCCGGCCGCCGCTGCGCGCTACGCCTGATCTCCGCCGCCAAGGCGGTGGAGTCGCAGGTGCTGGAGCGCATGGGCGTGGCCGACGCACCGGTGCTGAAATCCCTGCTGAACCGGCTGCTGACGGTCATCGATCCCGCGGCAGCCGTGCTGTGGGAAGACTCGGGCGAGGACAGCGATAACGAGCGTGCCGGCTAG
- a CDS encoding response regulator, with amino-acid sequence MNQAQAPARARVLFVDDEPRILNTMRMLFRGRYEVLTADGGAQALELLKTRPVDVIVSDQRMPGMTGIELLRQARERMPGAMRILLTGYSDLNAIIGSINEGEIFRFVNKPWFDEDLIATVARAVDAARATQAAAASEDAHAAAATAANGVPAAVLVLDDNPSVPHKIQEILGGQCRVLGSSTLQEAVSLLERERIGVVVSDTRVQDNPVTGLISALKQQRPEVVCVILTERADADSAINLINQGQIYRFITKPIHDGQCRIMVNSALRQHQRLVQNPVLHRRYEVVAAPAPEPASSSAALIERVRTLRTWAKRWV; translated from the coding sequence ATGAACCAGGCCCAGGCCCCGGCACGCGCCCGTGTGCTGTTCGTGGACGACGAACCGCGCATCCTCAACACCATGCGCATGCTGTTCCGCGGCCGGTATGAGGTGCTGACCGCCGATGGCGGCGCGCAGGCGCTGGAACTGCTCAAGACCCGGCCGGTGGACGTGATCGTCTCCGACCAGCGCATGCCCGGCATGACCGGCATCGAGCTGCTGCGCCAGGCGCGCGAACGCATGCCCGGCGCCATGCGCATCCTGCTGACGGGCTACTCCGACCTCAACGCGATCATCGGCTCGATCAACGAGGGCGAGATCTTCCGGTTCGTCAACAAGCCCTGGTTCGACGAGGACCTCATCGCCACGGTCGCGCGCGCCGTGGACGCCGCGCGCGCCACCCAGGCGGCTGCGGCCAGCGAGGACGCGCACGCCGCCGCGGCAACGGCCGCCAATGGTGTGCCGGCCGCCGTGCTGGTGCTGGACGACAACCCGTCGGTGCCGCACAAGATCCAGGAGATCCTGGGCGGGCAATGTCGCGTGCTGGGCAGCAGCACACTGCAAGAGGCCGTCAGCCTGCTGGAGCGCGAGCGCATCGGCGTGGTGGTCTCGGACACGCGCGTGCAGGACAACCCCGTCACCGGCCTGATCAGCGCGCTCAAGCAGCAACGCCCGGAGGTGGTGTGCGTGATCCTGACCGAGCGCGCCGACGCCGACAGCGCCATCAACCTGATCAACCAGGGGCAGATCTACCGTTTCATCACCAAGCCCATCCACGACGGCCAGTGCCGCATCATGGTCAACTCGGCGCTGCGCCAGCACCAGCGGCTGGTGCAGAACCCGGTCCTGCACCGGCGCTACGAGGTCGTTGCGGCGCCAGCACCGGAGCCGGCCAGCAGCTCGGCGGCGCTGATCGAGCGCGTACGCACCCTGCGTACCTGGGCCAAGCGCTGGGTATGA